Sequence from the Gloeocapsopsis dulcis genome:
ATACAGTCGTGTCACGCATCAACCCTCATGAATAGGTATTTACAGCACACTGTAAGTAATTTGCCCAATTTAGCAGCAAAAGTATCGCGAGTCTTAATTTAGGTGAAACGACAACAGCGAACATGAGTATTGCATTGGTAGTAACAGCAACAAGTGTGCAAGTATGGCAGCAGTTCTGTTGATACTCATTACTAATTGCCATCTGAACAAAAGCTAAGCGCTAATTGCCACTAAGTACTAGTCTTTAAGCTGCGTTTATTTCATCTCAGTACCAACTAAATTTCTTTTAGCTTTTCTAATTGATTGTTGACATTCACAAGTAGTTGATTTAGTACTGGTAGCGCTTCTAACTGTTCGCGGCTCAAGTTAGGGTGTGTTTTAGCTCGTTTGTGCATTTCCCGCAACTTGTGCTGTAGTTGTTGGGCAATGGATAATGCATCTTGACCAAGGTGCGTTGATTGCTGCTGTTGATAAAACTCTAACGCCGCGCCATGTAAGATTTGGAGGGTTGCTTCTTCACCAAAAGCACCAGGGGTAATCTGTAAACGTAACAATATGCGGTTGTTTTGGTATAGACGTTCAATTTCTACCTGTGTTTGTTCTTCCACAGGATCGATCGCTAAATGCATTAAACGCTTGAGTTCGTTGATCGCTTCTTGAAATCGTTGCGCCGGAAGTTTTTCTAGGATTGATTGCACAACACCGTTAAGACTCCAAAGAATCCGCCCAAATTGAGGGTATTGCCGCTCAAAATAGAGTCTACCAATTCCTTCAATGAGTATCCGTCCGAGTAACTCTTGCAGTAACTCTTTTGCAGATAAGGTTGACAACAGTTCTATAGAACTAGAAAGATAAAGTGGATTAACTTCTAGCGTTGGCAAGACTAGTGAATTTTTAACAGTTAAAGGAGGAATTGGCGGTTGTTTAGCTTGTTGAGAAGTTTCGTTGTGTTTCAAGTATGCTGATAGCATTGTCCGATGTGTATTTAAGTCAATTGATTGTGGTACCAATGAGTAGTTCATGTGGGAAACAATACAACTGACATAATCTTTAGCTGCGGTGTCTTCTGGATTTACCATGCCCAGCCGCAAAATATTTCCTGCTAAAGTCAAAGGCAGTACTTGATGATACAAACAGGCTTCAAGAGATATGATGTTGTCGATAAGCCAGAACATTTGCTGAATATCCACCTGTATCATCCTCTACGAACGTGCGATCGCTATCACCAATTAATTATTGAGTCAAATAACCGTAAGAACACTTAGCTTTAAGTGTTAATTAATTCTCTCCTTAATTCTAGTATAGTGGAATATTATGGCGATCATTGCGGTAAATTTCTCTAAATTAGTTAAGAAAAAAGATACACGAAGCAACCTAAATTCTGCGGATAATGGCTATGTTAAAAGTATTTGAGAAAGCATAAGAAGTCGAACAGTAAAGCAGATCGTCTTAATCTTGACTTCTTATCGTTTGAGCTACTAAGTATAGTTTAGTCCATTCACCCAATACTTGATGTGGTTGCAAACACATTGTTTGGGCAATTGCTGCTGTATCTTTACCCTCTTTTAGTAACTCAACAAGCTGACACTGTTTGGGAGTTAATTTTGCCCAATAGTGTTGCCATTGCTGCGGTGTTAAACCGAAGCTATGTTCCTGTAAAGAATTCTCTAGCCAGTGCCCGACAAGTTCAGTTTGCTCTTTCGCGGCAAATACGCGCACTGCATGGTAGCTAATTTTCTCGCGTAGCCGATACACTTCTTTAACTTGCAAGTTTAAATGATGGGCGATCGCTTCTTGTGATTTTCCTTGCAGATATAGCTGTAACCATTTAACTGCGGTTGCTCCTAATTTTTGGGATAAATAAGCTTCAAATTCCTTTTGAACTTTGATTCTTAAACTTTGTTGTTCTATAAAAGCTTGTCGATCTTGATATTCGGCGATCGCTGGTGTATCAAATAAACTAACTGGATTGTCATTGTCCTCCGTGAGGATATCTTCTGAGACAAGTTTAACAAGATCTTGAGTGGGAACTTGTGTTAATCCCCCACGCGAAGTACGGCGCAAGTAGTTAACAAATCTATAGGCAATCAACGGCTGATTGCGAATCCGGCGTAAGCTATATTCCTCTAAACTAGCAAACAGTAGCGCATTTCGTAGTTTGACATCGTTAGTACATTGGGCAATCCAGTTTATCTGTTGCTGCATGTAGCGATCGCTTTGCAACAACTCTTGAATAACCTCCTGTAAAACATCCAATACTGTTGTTGTGCGATCGCGGCTAAGAGATACCCAAGTCCAAATTTTATTACGGAGAATCACTAAACCACTCAAACGAGTTGTCAAGTTGCGGTAAGCTTGTTCTGGCATTTGCCCTAAATAGCGCTGCAGTAAAATGCAATAGCGGTATTCCATTCCTTGCTGTACGAGATCTAGCTCATGGGGAAGCATTGTCTCGATTCTTTCCATGTCATTGCCTATCAGCCAACGCAAAATACTTTCTTGGGTGGCTTCAGCATATTGTTGTAGTTCGCAACAAAGCCGCGATCGCCAACTTTGTGTCAGATTTTCTGTCCATTTAATCATGAGATTGTCTTCCTCAAATATCTGCTCTAAAGTTTGCATGGCAACTTTTACTCCTATATGTCGCACTCAATTGATTTATGTAGCAGATGCTCCTGACAGTGTTAACTTGTGCAAATTATTTAAGCTGCATTTTTGTTATGTGTTGCAATATTTATTAGAATTTTTTTATTACTTCAAAACTAGATTCGTTTTTTAAAAGTTTTAATTGTTATGTTGCTCGTCCTACATTGAAAATCTATTAATTAATAAATTTTGTTTAACCTCTATTGATTTCTCAGCACTAAAGCCAAAAATAATGTATTATTTACCAAAATTTACAAATTAGTTTTCCTAATTTTGAGTTAATACGTCAGTATCACTTTGATACATTGAGTTTGACTTAACACCAAGAAGATTTTGAGTAGCTTGTCTTTTAGAGCCTAAAATTTCTGAATTTTTTACTGTTGAAACCATTAAAGAAACATATACAAATTGCCTAAAATTACCTTCTATATACATTCAACTACCTCTGTGCTTTGGCAGTATGGTTTAGAAAGAAAAATTTAAGAATATAGAATTTGCTTTGGTTGGTTTACTTTGATTAATTTGGATTTTTATTTTATATTAAGGTTTCTCCTCAAAGCCAAGCACATTTTTGGAATAGTTCAAGTAACTTGCTTGAAACATACTTTATCCTTATTGTCTTTTCCTTGTCAGTCGGGAAAAGACACCACAAGGTCAGCTAAAAGTAATAAAAATGTATTAAAGTCAAACGCGACTTATCAGGGGGAATAGTAGAATAATGCTGCTAAAGAAGCAAAATAGATGGCTGTCATGTTTTTCAATTAACAGTTGTACATTAGGTAATGAGTAATTTTAATTACAGCTTTAATTCTTATTGTACGGTTATGCAGCTCCTGCAAAGAGGTGGAAATTGATTATCTATCCTTTGACACAGCACGACAACAAAAATCACTAGAGGTGCTAGTAGATGAACGTTGAAGAAGCAATAGATGTTATAGAAAAACTCCTCGAACAAGGACGCTTAAATAAAGCTCAAGAAATTATATTTCGGCAAGCTTGGGAGGGGAAATCTTACATGGAGATTGCTAGAGCCTCTGGTTATGATACTGGTTATATTAAAGATACTGGCTCTCATCTGTGGCAGTTACTAACTAGAGTTTTTGGCAAGAAAGTTACTAAAAACAATTTTCAATCTGTTGTATTACGGCATGCACAGGCTACACACAAAGACTTTAATAGTCTTGCTACACTCAGGTGGCGGAAAGCAAGTTTTACTAAAGAGATACTTGAACAAACTCCACAGTCTTATGAATTAAACGTACACCTAACTCCAAGTGTAGGCGAGGTTAACACTCAGCACGATTGGGGAGGGGCACCTGATATATCAATCTTTTATGGTAGAACAAAAGAATTAGCAACACTACAACAATGGGTTGTGCAAGATCGCTGCCGCTTAGTGACATTACTTGGCATGGGAGGTATTGGAAAAACCAGTTTATCGGTAAAGTTAGCGCAAGAAATCTATACAGATTTTGAGTATGTCATTTGGCGATCGCTGCGGAATGCTCCAGCTATTCAAGATGTACTAACTAACTTAATTTGGTTTCTCTCAGATCAACAAGTAACCGTCAACGATCTACCCGAAAGTGTCGAAGATAAGTTATTACATCTTGTTGATTACTTACGTTCATCTCGATGTTTACTTGTACTTGACAATGTAGAAACAATTTTACGTCAAGGGGAACGTGCAGGATACTACCTGGAAGGATACGAAGAATACGAACAACTCTTGCGTTATATCGCCCAAACACATCATCAAAGTTGCTTAATTATTACAAGCCGTGAGAAACCACGGGGCTTAGCGTCCTCTGAAGGAATCACTTTACCTGTGAGATCGCTTCATTTAGATGGCTTAACTCAATCTGAAGGTAAGGAAATCTTTGAAGCTAAAGGGCTTTTTTGCTCAGGTGAACAACAACAACTGTTATTTGAACACTATCGTGGTAATCCCCTAGCATTAAAGATAGTTGCGACAAACATTCAAGAGTTGTTTGATGGTGATGTGGCACAATTTCTTGAGCAAGGTACCGCAGTCTTCGGAGATATTTGGGATCTTTTAGCTCAACAATTTACTCGTCTATCGATGGCTGAACAGCAAGTGATGTATTGGTTAGCAATCAATCGCGAACCTGTCACATTATCAGAGCTAAAGCAAGATATTCTCCCAATCGTATCACCACGCGAAATACTAGAAGCCCTAGAATCTTTACAACAGCGCTCTTTGATTGAAAAAGCTGCACCAATTGCCAGTTTTACACAACAGCCTGCGGTAATGGAGTATGTCACTGCTGAGTTTATTTCCCAAATTTGTCATGAAATTATTACAAAAGAGATTAACCTCTTCAATAGCCATGCTTTAATTAAGGCACAAACCAAAGACTACATTCGAGATGCGCAGCGGTTGATCGTGCAACCATTAGTCAATAAACTATTAGCTAGCTTTGGTAATAAACAAAGAATTAAAGAACACCTTAATTGCCTTCTGCTCGAACTGCGATCGCGAAGCGTGCGCTTTGCGCAATCGCCTACGTCAATTACACCAGGCTACGCAGGAGGTAATGTTCTTAACTTACTCATTCAGTTGCAAGCTGATTTAAGTTACTACGACTTTTCGGAGATTACTGTCTGGCAAGCCTATCTCAAAGACGTTAACTTACAATACGTCAATTTGCAACACGCAGATTTAACAAACTCGGCATTTACTGAAAACTTCGGCTGCATTTTGGCATTAGCCTATAGCCCAGACAGTCAAATCATCGTGACTGCGGG
This genomic interval carries:
- a CDS encoding HetZ-related protein 2, yielding MQTLEQIFEEDNLMIKWTENLTQSWRSRLCCELQQYAEATQESILRWLIGNDMERIETMLPHELDLVQQGMEYRYCILLQRYLGQMPEQAYRNLTTRLSGLVILRNKIWTWVSLSRDRTTTVLDVLQEVIQELLQSDRYMQQQINWIAQCTNDVKLRNALLFASLEEYSLRRIRNQPLIAYRFVNYLRRTSRGGLTQVPTQDLVKLVSEDILTEDNDNPVSLFDTPAIAEYQDRQAFIEQQSLRIKVQKEFEAYLSQKLGATAVKWLQLYLQGKSQEAIAHHLNLQVKEVYRLREKISYHAVRVFAAKEQTELVGHWLENSLQEHSFGLTPQQWQHYWAKLTPKQCQLVELLKEGKDTAAIAQTMCLQPHQVLGEWTKLYLVAQTIRSQD
- a CDS encoding NACHT and WD40 repeat domain-containing protein, with product MNVEEAIDVIEKLLEQGRLNKAQEIIFRQAWEGKSYMEIARASGYDTGYIKDTGSHLWQLLTRVFGKKVTKNNFQSVVLRHAQATHKDFNSLATLRWRKASFTKEILEQTPQSYELNVHLTPSVGEVNTQHDWGGAPDISIFYGRTKELATLQQWVVQDRCRLVTLLGMGGIGKTSLSVKLAQEIYTDFEYVIWRSLRNAPAIQDVLTNLIWFLSDQQVTVNDLPESVEDKLLHLVDYLRSSRCLLVLDNVETILRQGERAGYYLEGYEEYEQLLRYIAQTHHQSCLIITSREKPRGLASSEGITLPVRSLHLDGLTQSEGKEIFEAKGLFCSGEQQQLLFEHYRGNPLALKIVATNIQELFDGDVAQFLEQGTAVFGDIWDLLAQQFTRLSMAEQQVMYWLAINREPVTLSELKQDILPIVSPREILEALESLQQRSLIEKAAPIASFTQQPAVMEYVTAEFISQICHEIITKEINLFNSHALIKAQTKDYIRDAQRLIVQPLVNKLLASFGNKQRIKEHLNCLLLELRSRSVRFAQSPTSITPGYAGGNVLNLLIQLQADLSYYDFSEITVWQAYLKDVNLQYVNLQHADLTNSAFTENFGCILALAYSPDSQIIVTAGEAGQIRLWRVADMKPILTWKGHIRWILAVSFSPDGKTLATGSDDRTVKLWDAHTGELLQTLQGHLSWVWSLAFSPDGKTLATGSDDRTVKLWDLTCCQILQSLEGHTNRVESVSFNSQGTILASGSNDGSIMLWDVSSGQTIKVTESAQPIRAIAFSTDGSLLASGSDDGNITVCEINSGNCLRLQGHAYLVQSLAFSPDDQTLASGSHDKTIKLWNLTTGQCTKTLQGHASRVWAVAFSSDGQTLVSGSDDRLLKLWDVGTGKALKTLWGYTNLVRVVVFSPDGTMLATGSSDRTVRLWDVSTSKVVKSFQGHTRGILSTTFSHNGQILASASEKINLWNVKTGKLIQTLQGHTNWVWSVAFNPQDDTLASASGDHSVKLWNLHTGHCLQTLVGHTNWVWSVAFSPQGKILASSGDVTVRLWDVQTGECLKVLQGHTNGVWSVAFHPQGKILASASDDYTVKLWDVDTGECLQTLQGHTNGVWSIAFSPDGKLLASASDDKTLKLWDVYTGNCLQTLEGHSDRVTSVSFHPQGNILASGEQEEKIKLWDLHTGKCIATIRSDRPYEGMNITGVTGLTDAQIAMLKALGATEEAEGYKGVRNAEGMV